The Cucurbita pepo subsp. pepo cultivar mu-cu-16 chromosome LG05, ASM280686v2, whole genome shotgun sequence nucleotide sequence ACAAATGCTTAAGCTCGCACTAAAATTGGACAACATCTTCGAAAAGATGATCAATCAACGACTGAGAATGGCCGATGGGGACGAGAAGCAGAACAAAAACGATTTCTTGCAATTCTTACTTCAGATCAAAGATGAAGGCGATTCCAAAACGCCTCTCACCATGGTTCAAATCAAAGGCGTGCTCAtggtaattattttcttgattttgagtGGAAAAGAACAATTTCAAagaagaatttatttttaatgaaattgaatttgcGGACAGGACATGGTGGTAGGTGGAACAGACACATCCTCAAACACCATTGAGTTCGCAATGGCAGAGATGATGATGAACCCAAATGTTCTAAAGAAAGTGCAAGAAGAATTAGCCGTCGTGATCGGAGACGAGAACATCGTAGAAGAGTCCCATATTGAGAGTCTGCCATATCTGAAAGCCGTAGTGAAAGAAACGTTGCGTCTGCATCCAGTGTTGCCGCTGCTAGTGCCGCACTGTCCGAGCGAGACCACCATGATATCTAATTACACAATCCCAAAGGGGTCTCGAGTTTTCATCAACGTCTGGGCCATTCAGCGAGACCCCAATCAATGGAGAAACCCATTGGAGTTTGAGCCGGAGAGATTCTTGAATGATAAGATGGATTTCAACGGGAGTGACTTTCGATTCATTCCATTTGGGTCAGGGAGAAGAAACTGCGCAGGGACAGGGTTGGCGGAAAGAATGATTATGTATTTGCTTGCGACGTTTCTGCACTCGTTTGATTGGAAATTGAAAGAGGGTGAGGAATTGAAGACCGTCGAGAAATTTGGGATTGTTTTGAAGATGAAGACTCCTCTGGTTGCCATCTGCACTCCcagcctctctcaccccacTCTGTATCAGTaactataataataaaataatgtaattgAATCTCTGTTAGAGTGCCTTACAATAATATCggtttcaaataatttttttttttttttttaatccgtTTATTTATTATGGCCACGACAGAATACTGCAACCAACCGACAcgtttcttaaaatttattaaaataaaaatccaacCGAATATCCCTTTTTGTTCATAACTTAAATGAATtatagttaaaattaattgcTACTTCTTACATAActtaaatggttttttttttcacaaatggagattaaaatatgataaattcTTTTCAGTTTACGAAGTGTGaaggtttgaaatttgaaccttaaattatatattttttttaaaacatatcttatatatttccttaatttattgtttatattttacNNNNNNNNNNNNNNNNNNNNNNNNNNNNNNNNNNNNNNNNNNNNNNNNNNNNNNNNNNNNNNNNNNNNNNNNNNNNNNNNNNNNNNNNNNNNNNNNNNNNNNNNNNNNNNNNNNNNNNNNNNNNNNNNNNNNNNNNNNNNNNNNNNNNNNNNNNNNNNNNNNNNNNNNNNNNNNNNNNNNNNNNNNNNNNNNNNNNNNNNNNNNNNNNNNNNNNNNNNNNNNNNNNNNNNNNNNNNNNNNNNNNNNNNNNNNNNNNtttttttttttttttttttttttttttctttttataacaaaattgaatcttgttattaagaaattgagagaaataaggttaaaaccaaaaagatcaaataatTATCCACAAACGTTCTTATTCATATGTCATATGATTTaggcaattttttttaattacattaacGCGATTCTCCAGGTGACAAATAGCAACAATACGATTCTCCAGGTGACAAATAGCAACAATACGATTCTCCAGGTgacaaacaacaacaataacgACAAAGAGAAAGATGTGTTGGGATTGCACAACAACTCACACTCGATtcagatgaacacaaagaaataaGACTcactaaataattttacaaatgATAGAAACTACATCTTCAAAGTTACGTGGATATATTATGATTTAGCCtattatatatagttttaacagatataatatataactatctGCCGTATATAGTTTTACCGCTTTTTACGGtaaataactatttattatttatgacattttatttatatgttatttacccaattttatatgtcatttacaaaaaaaatacaggTGTATATAAACTttgactaagctataaataaagGCAGACTCCAACCTTTGattaagctataaataaggtGTAGACTCCATGTGATTAAGGTAAAGGTATAAACAAACTGCAGACTTCATACAGCTATAAACAAGCTGCAGACTCCATACAAGGCTATAAATAAGCTGCGTGCATACTCCATACAACTCCAACTTTTGagtaagctataaataagcaacAGACTACggaataaaagaaattggaaatgTAATTAGGTTAGAAGGGGCACAGCTCGTAAAGGTTGAGCCTTTTCCACAGTAATACCAAAGTTTTCATCCATGTTCATATTCTCTGGCGTTACTCCTTCTTCAAGCTTCCAATCAAACCAATGAAGCAGCGAACCCACCATCAAATGCAACATCCTTGTGGCTAATGGTTGTCCAGGGCAAATTCTCCGCCCACTACCAAATGGGATGAACTCAAAGTTTCTGGCTTTGGAATCAGAGGCCGAGTCCAAGAACCTCTCTGGCAGGAACAAATATGGGCTTTCCCACACACTGGAGTCTCTATATGAGGCCCATAAATTGACGATTATTTGGGTACCCTTTGGAATTGTAAAGCCCGAAATGGCGACCTCTGATTCGGCTTTACGAGGAAGAAGTAGCGCAGACTGCAGGCGCAACGTTTCCTTGATGACTGCTTGTAAATAGGGGAGCTTGTTGATGTGCGATTCTTCAACTGGATTTCCTTTCCCAATCACTCGCGAGAGTTCTTCTTTGAGTTTCACCATAGTTTCTGGGTTCTTCAAAAGATGTGTCATCGCCCATTGCACGATTGATGTAGTCGTCTCTGTTCCTCCGGTAAATAACACCTACAACCATTTCCAATTCCAactcaaatattatttatgcATCCAATGAAATAGAAACAGAGTATTGAGTGCTCCTCACCAATATTGAATGTTTGATTTGGTTTCTATCAAGGGGGATCTCGTTGTTGTCCTCCCTCATGTTGAGAAGATGATGTAGCATATCATTTTTAGGACTGAAATCGGGCAATTCCTGCATCTTCAACCGTTCATCAATCTTCCCATCGATCATCTCAAACATCTTTCCAAAATGAACGGTGATGCGCCTCCTTATACCCTGCATGTCCAACCTCTTCAGCACAGGGAAAAAGTCACTAATATTTGGTTTTCCAGCTTCTTCCATCAGTCCTCTCATGGTGACCTTGAATTGTTTGGCCATTTCAGAATTTGGGTCCGCCAAATCCACCGACCAAATCGaataagaaatcaaattaagGGTCGTCGTAAACACAGCTTCTCCAATATCCACCGCCTCGCCGTTCAAAGCGCTTCGTCGGATGTTAGCAAGAAGGTCGTCTATCCTGGTACGGCGGAGGTTTTGATTGGCGTCGAGAGTCTTAGGGGATAAAAGATGGGTGTTGCAGATTTTTCGAATGTTTTTGTAAGTGGGGGAAACGGGAATCCATGGGAAAGCTAGTTGACCGTGGTCGTAAGGCGATAGAGCATCCGGAACGGCTCTGAAAGATAGGAAATGGTCGTGGGTTTGAAGGACTTGCTGAATCGTCTCCGGGGAAGATACGACGACGGCGGTGACTTGGCCGAGTTTCAACGACATGATTGGGCCATAGGACTCGGCCAGTTTGGCTAGAGATTGGTGGGGATTGTCTCCAAGATCCAAGAGATTCCCAATGATCGGAAGAGGTCGTGGTCCGGGAGGTAGGTTGGGGTTTCTTCTCGCCGGAATCAGACGGAGGGCTATGAAAGTGGAAATCAGGCAGATTATGAAACCGAAGATAAGAAACTCCATCTTCTTCACTCGATAATCATGAAAGATCAAAACacaaattagaaatttaatataaatggTTCGCTTGTGATTTGATccacttgttttcttttcatcacCATTCATCCAATCAGACTTGGAGATGTGGGATTTGAGGCGAAGACTTTTTGAAATTGCTTCTCTGTATTTGTTTGGTGGGATTCATAGTAATTTCAGTTCATTCAAGTGATATGGAAATGTTTCCCGTTGTGGCGTAGAAAGGCCCATCAAATAATGCGAAGCCCATAATTGGGCACAAGTTCTTAGCCCAAAGTTCAtatgaaatttcaataatGAAATATTGGTATCTGTCTGTGGAACAACCCCACCACCGCCGTGGAGCCTTTTCCTTCCCAACACAAATCCCAATCAGCCACCGTATGGAATAGTATTCCCTACTTTCCATTTTAATAATGAATAGATACAAATGTTAGAAATATGGTtgcaattcaattcaattcaatttaatttaatttaatttaatttaattaacaaaaaagaagaagaaaagggtaaAGTAGAGGCCAGAGGGATTATTTTGACTACAAATACACGTCTGTCTCACCGACACTCTAATTCCTCCAAATAAATCTCCACCCTCCGATTACTTCCGTACCATCTTCCCCCTTATCTTCTTCCCATTCCCATTCCCATTGCCATCACTCACTCACTAACTCGCTCTACTGTGTCAACCCAAAATCGACACTCTCTTCCACTCTCTCTCTACAGCTTccataagagagagagagacagagagagagagatcccAGAAGAAAAACTCCATTTCGTAATGGGGGAGGCACCCACCTGGGCCACCCGCCGTCTGAGCAACCCGAATCCGACGTCGTCCGATCACATCCTCGACTTTCAAACCGCTGGTCCTCCTGCCGTCCGATCCCCTGCCATTTCAACGGCCCTGATCGTCCTCTCTTGGTACCTCTCCAACATCGGCGTCCTTCTCCTCAACAAGTACCTCCTAAGCTTTTATGGCTTCCGTTTCCCCATCTTCCTCACCATGCTCCACATGCTTTCCTGTTCCTTCTACAGCTATCTCTCCATCCTCTTCCTCAAAATCGTACCCGCCCAACAGATCCAATCCCGAAGGCAATTCCTTAAAATCCTCGCACTCAGCGccattttctgtttctctgtCGTCTGTGGCAACACCTCCCTTCGCTACCTCCCGGTCTCCTTCAACCAANTTCCTGTTCCTTCTACAGCTATCTCTCCATCCTCTTCCTCAAAATCGTACCCGCCCAACAGATCCAATCCCGAAGGCAATTCCTTAAAATCCTCGCACTCAGCGccattttctgtttctctgtCGTCTGTGGCAACACCTCCCTTCGCTACCTCCCGGTCTCCTTCAACCAAGCGATTGGCGCAACCACGCCCTTTTTCACAGCCATTTTCGCGTTTTTGATCACTTGTAAGAGGGAGCCGGCGGGGGTTTATTTTGCGCTTTTGCCTGTCGTGTTTGGGATCGTTTTGGCGAGTAATAGCGAGCCCCTGTTTcacttttttgggtttttggtCTGTGTGGGTTCGACGGCGGGTCGGGCTCTGAAATCGGTGGTGCAGGGGATTTTGCTGACTGCAGAAGGGGAGAAGCTTCACTCCATGAATCTGCTGCGGTTTATGGCGCCGATGGCGGCGGGGATTCTGCTTCCAGTTACGCTTTACGTGGAAGGGAATGTAGCGGCAATCACGGCGGAGAAAGCTCGGGAAGACCCTTGGATTTTATTTCTGTTGGTTGGGAACGCAACGGTGGCGTATTTGGTGAACTTGACCAATTTTCTAGTGACGAAACATACAAGTGCTTTGACATTGCAGGTGCTGGGAAATGCGAAGGCGGCCGTGGCAGCCGTCGTGTCGATTCTGATATTCAGGAATCCGGTGACGGTTATGGGAATGGCCGGATTTTCTGTGACGGTGATGGGCGTGGTGATTTACGGCGAGGCGAAGAAGAGATCCAAGATCACGACGCATTAAGGGGAAGATTTAttgtctttatttatttttttttttaaaattttataaagttaaaaattaattgctTTGATTCATTATATAATTACATCATGTTTTTGGCTTTGGGTTTGTAATTTGATCGGAGAAAAAAGGATTATCTatagaattaaaatggaaTTGTATAAAGTGATTAATAGATATGAAGGATTTTCCAGAGAATTAGTTGAATTTGTTTGGGAAAGAATTATGCTTTTGGATCTTGTTTTGTCACTTTAAGACTTTAATTGATTGGAGCAtatagggagagagagagagagagtaaagTTTTTgtgctgtttttttttacagcTGTGTTCTTATGGATTTGTTGGAATATGGATAAGATGGTCACCCAATTGCATGCCCCATTCTTTTAATCTCATGTAGTTCTTAGGGATCTAAGGCTTTATTTTGTCGGTTCAgatctatttctatttctgggtataattttcttcattatttattatatttaaacatattgttttattaaatgCTACTTTTCCaatcaataaattattctCANTTCTATTTCTGggtataattttcttcattatttattatatttgaacatattgttttattaaatgCTACTTTTCCaatcaataaattattctcaattttatttttggataaaacaaacccaaaatccaaaacaaacataaatcaAACATGGAATTATCAAACAGTCAAttgcaaaataataaaatagatcaGTCAAACTGAAATCCCCCCGGTCAATTCTAAGCGATCATCAGACCAAGGATGCCAACCACCATGGCGACCAACCCAAATTTTCCGGAAATAACCGCTCTCGTGGCTCCCGATGCcggtggtggcggcggcggaggcggtGGAGATGAGCTGGATCCGCCGGGAAGTGGGGAACTGGCTGGAGCCATAGCCATGACCGTAATGACGAGCTTCTGATTTTTTGCACAGTGGCCCTCTTTTCCACTGATGAACCATTTTCTTCCAGGCTGAGTCAGTGAAACGACGTCGTGTCCAGTGTTCGTTGCATTTTTGTCAGTTGGTATTGTGCAATTGTGGAACTGGCCGCCGGTAACGTCATATACGTTGTCATCCTTCGCTGGGTATTTGAAAACTGAAAACAAGgggaaaaaacaaataatccGACAACTATTTAATtgtttcagaaaaagaaaaaaaaaattaataaaagatttgttattttgatacaaaaattagtttattaatattctgaaaatatttgaaaaatgacTTACTAAGATTATCGCCGACgtagaatgttttgttctgaGCCCACTCGGTGTAATTGACACCAACCTTCCAACCAGCATCATCTCCGACGGTGTAATTGGTGGCCAAAGCGGAAGGGGCGAAAATGGCCGCAATGGAAAGGAAGACGAAGAGATGAGAGGTGGAGATCGCCATCGAAGGAGCTCGAATTTGTTGGGCTTTGAAATCGCTCGCGTCTGTAGTTGGGAGTATCTGGTTGTTGGGTTGGTGGGTATTTATAGATATGCTTGTTGAGTGCGGAGAATTGGAGAATAAATGGAGGGCCGGCCATTGGCGGCCGGCCGTGGGTGGCGGAAGGATACAAAAAGAAGAGGGCTTTTGACGGCTGGCCGTGGGCTGGCGGAAGGATACAAAAGCCAGCGCAATGCAAATGCCTAGAAAATTGATTGTAGATGTTTACAAAGAGCACTGTGAGAGCTTGTGTCTTGCGATGCATTGTTTCATCAGAAGTACCTCTCtatgagtttataatatgCTTACAAAcagcatttttttatttcatttttttcattggtttttagataatttacaaataaaatataagtctcatttaaattttaaaacactaaaaatgttaattttgaaattttattttagaagtGATGTTTAGAGtacaaaatttatcaaatgcaacaaataaaatatgatcTATGTtgcatatttttaattaagttgaagtattttgtattattgattttgagcATTTTTGGTGACGTTTGATTAAATTCAtagttgaatttaaatatattaggTAGTACGTGTTTTATTTGTCAAATTTGANCTTACAAAcagcatttttttatttcatttttttcattggtttttagataatttacaaataaaatataagtctcatttaaattttaaaacactaaaaatgttaattttgaaattttattttagaattgatGTTTAGAGtacaaaatttatcaaatgcaacaaataaaatatgatcctgttgcatatttttaattaagttgaagtattttgtattattgattttgagcATTTTTCGTGACGTTTGGATTAAATTCAtagttgaatttaaatatattaggTAGTACCTGTTTTATTTGtcaaatttgatatatatatatcataataattttaaaaaacaaaaaatgcagTGAAAAGCCCCTCTTCATGATGCAATATGCTCAATACCcactcctaaaaatattatttttttaattattagaaatttaaatcttccatataatatatatataattcaaaatttgaattaaagtTATAAATGTAATGCTGCGTCAACGTTGATAGTGTAACATGAAGGCATCGTGATTAAGGAAGAATTTGTGTTgttctaaaatcaaaataatagaattattttagtgtatttacgaaataaataTAGGccgaaatatttaaattctaataacAATAAGCAGCAATGCAGCTGCAAGAGAAGTACAAGAGGCAGCTCCATTCATACAATatagaaaactcaaaatttcaatccaTGATTATGTCATTATTCCAGCCAGAGCGCCAACCGCCACTGCCAAAACCCCAAGATGCCCGGAAATAGCGGCTTTCGAGGCAGACCCGGATGGCGGTGGAGCAGTGGGGCTCGGACTGGGAACAGGCGACTGCGATGGTGGGATGCTTTCGCTTGGAGTTGGAACTGGCAAGTGTGGGGTAGTTTGGTTCTGACTAGGCGCAGGCGCTGAAGGAGGAGGGGCAGAGGTCGACGGCGGCGTTGGAGAAGAGATGGGCGCCAGGGGAAGAGACGACGGCGGGGGAGAAGCCTGTCCGCCGTTGGACGGTGGGTTGTCTACGAAAATGACAAGCTTTTGTCCTGACTGACAGTGGCGGGCAATGCTACATATGAACCATCTGGTTCCAGGACGTCGCAATGGAATGATATCGTTTCCAGTTTTGAGCGGGGTTTGGTTTGTAGGTGCGGCGCACTCTGCGAACGCCGTTACATTAACATCCAATACGTTGTGCACCCCTTTCTTATACTTGAAtactgtaaaaaaaaaatcacatcttttagaacaaaaagaaaaaggaaacctCAAAATTTGTCCCAATGAAATTTACATTTTGAAAAGGgtggtatatatataatgtttgggattgaagattattgggagtgagtcggttaatttagtggaagatagTGAGTTTACAAGTGATTaatactatttccattggCTTGAGGCATTTAGGGAAGCGCAAAGTAAAGTcgtgagagtttatgctcaaagtggacaatatcatacaattgtggagattcTAACATAGTATTGTGAGCCtggaaggtgtagtcaaaagtgactaaagtgttgaacaaatggtgtactttgttcaagggctccagataatggagtcgagcctcgattaaggggctattcgagagctttATAAGCCTCAAGGTAGGCTTataatgtactttgtttgaggggaggattgttgaagatCATTAGGAGTgagtcgtgattcttaacatcaagccatgagagcttatgttcaaagtggacaatatcataccattgtggagaattATTGTGAGGATTAAAATAcagtattattatttattttggtataCTTGGgatgaaaacaagaaaagatgAAGAGAATAATTAAGGAGAAAGTAAAGAAGTGAGGGTGCAAGAATCCACCGAGATTATCTCCAACAAAAAACGTTTTGCCAACAGTCCAAGACGAGTAGTCGACTCCAAGGTTCCAACCCTGATCATCCCCCACGACATGATCGGTTCCTGCAACAACCGAAGAAGGGaccaaaaagaaagcaagaaagaggaagagatgAGAGAAGTTGAGCATTTTGCAGCTACGGTGTTGGTCGGCCAGCTGAGAGCAGTTTAGTTATGAGGCTGCTTTGGCTTAGTGGGTATTTATATGCACCATTTGTTGGGTCCACCCGGCCATGCCCCGACACAACAAGAAAAAGATAGATTGGCCAGCTAACAAGCGTGTCATCTTTACTGAACATGGTTATATGGTTAAAGGGTGAAGGAGGTTTATATTTTAAGGTTTGTTTGTGACATCATATGTATGTCCATAAACTAAGGATTAAATATGCCAACCATGCTCAACTGGAGTGTACCTCTTGATTATCGAT carries:
- the LOC111795560 gene encoding geraniol 8-hydroxylase-like; protein product: MEPTFNFLQSLNSLFPWHSGHNYPLIFTLLAGFLVLLSFRFRRRRLQLPPGPPGVPLLGNLPFLDPELHTYFTELARKYGPIVKLQLGSKIGIIINSPSVAREVLKDHDITFANHDVPRAARAATYGGYDIVWSPYGPEWRMLRKVCTMKMLSNASLDSVYELRRREVRNTVAHLYRRAGSAVNIGEQGFLTVFNIVTSMLWGGSVDGDERDGIAAEFRELISDITLLLGKPNVSDFFPRLARFDLQGIEKQMLKLALKLDNIFEKMINQRLRMADGDEKQNKNDFLQFLLQIKDEGDSKTPLTMVQIKGVLMDMVVGGTDTSSNTIEFAMAEMMMNPNVLKKVQEELAVVIGDENIVEESHIESLPYLKAVVKETLRLHPVLPLLVPHCPSETTMISNYTIPKGSRVFINVWAIQRDPNQWRNPLEFEPERFLNDKMDFNGSDFRFIPFGSGRRNCAGTGLAERMIMYLLATFLHSFDWKLKEGEELKTVEKFGIVLKMKTPLVAICTPSLSHPTLYQ
- the LOC111794811 gene encoding geraniol 8-hydroxylase-like, translating into MNGDEKKTSGSNHKRTIYIKFLICVLIFHDYRVKKMEFLIFGFIICLISTFIALRLIPARRNPNLPPGPRPLPIIGNLLDLGDNPHQSLAKLAESYGPIMSLKLGQVTAVVVSSPETIQQVLQTHDHFLSFRAVPDALSPYDHGQLAFPWIPVSPTYKNIRKICNTHLLSPKTLDANQNLRRTRIDDLLANIRRSALNGEAVDIGEAVFTTTLNLISYSIWSVDLADPNSEMAKQFKVTMRGLMEEAGKPNISDFFPVLKRLDMQGIRRRITVHFGKMFEMIDGKIDERLKMQELPDFSPKNDMLHHLLNMREDNNEIPLDRNQIKHSILVLFTGGTETTTSIVQWAMTHLLKNPETMVKLKEELSRVIGKGNPVEESHINKLPYLQAVIKETLRLQSALLLPRKAESEVAISGFTIPKGTQIIVNLWASYRDSSVWESPYLFLPERFLDSASDSKARNFEFIPFGSGRRICPGQPLATRMLHLMVGSLLHWFDWKLEEGVTPENMNMDENFGITVEKAQPLRAVPLLT
- the LOC111796231 gene encoding stellacyanin-like: MAISTSHLFVFLSIAAIFAPSALATNYTVGDDAGWKVGVNYTEWAQNKTFYVGDNLIFKYPAKDDNVYDVTGGQFHNCTIPTDKNATNTGHDVVSLTQPGRKWFISGKEGHCAKNQKLVITVMAMAPASSPLPGGSSSSPPPPPPPPPASGATRAVISGKFGLVAMVVGILGLMIA
- the LOC111794982 gene encoding chemocyanin-like, producing MFSKDDTLVSWPIYLFLVVSGHGRVDPTNGTDHVVGDDQGWNLGVDYSSWTVGKTFFVGDNLVFKYKKGVHNVLDVNVTAFAECAAPTNQTPLKTGNDIIPLRRPGTRWFICSIARHCQSGQKLVIFVDNPPSNGGQASPPPSSLPLAPISSPTPPSTSAPPPSAPAPSQNQTTPHLPVPTPSESIPPSQSPVPSPSPTAPPPSGSASKAAISGHLGVLAVAVGALAGIMT
- the LOC111795913 gene encoding probable sugar phosphate/phosphate translocator At1g12500, encoding MGEAPTWATRRLSNPNPTSSDHILDFQTAGPPAVRSPAISTALIVLSWYLSNIGVLLLNKYLLSFYGFRFPIFLTMLHMLSCSFYSYLSILFLKIVPAQQIQSRRQFLKILALSAIFCFSVVCGNTSLRYLPVSFNQAIGATTPFFTAIFAFLITCKREPAGVYFALLPVVFGIVLASNSEPLFHFFGFLVCVGSTAGRALKSVVQGILLTAEGEKLHSMNLLRFMAPMAAGILLPVTLYVEGNVAAITAEKAREDPWILFLLVGNATVAYLVNLTNFLVTKHTSALTLQVLGNAKAAVAAVVSILIFRNPVTVMGMAGFSVTVMGVVIYGEAKKRSKITTH